The genomic window AGGCGCTCATCTGGTAACCGCCGGTGTCGGTGCAGTCGGCCAGCAGGCCGGGCGCGGCGACGTTGAGGGTGGCCGCGCTGGAGGCGTTGTAATTGGCGTCGTTCGCGGTGATGGACAGCATGAGCCGCGGTTCGAGCCGCTCCTGGAGCGCCGAGCGATGGTCGTGGTGCCGTTTCCGCTTCTTCGCTGGCCGCGGAAGAACCTTGATACCGAGGAAGGTGGTAAAGAGGTGGAACATGGGGCCTCCTGCTTGGGTCTTGGGATTTGGGTCTTAAGTCTTGGGTTTTGATCGGCGGTCCGGCCTTGGGGTCACTTGGGGCGTTTGACGCGGCGAGGTTTGGCCACGGCCGAGCGAAGGCGTTTTTGGCAGAGGCGTCTCTCCAACGCGGTACATTCCTGGTCGAGCGTGCGCAGCAACCGGGTTACGTTGTCGATGCGCCGGCAAAGCCCGTCGGTGCTGCTGACTTGCGGAAAGTCGTCGAGCCGCTTTTGCAGCGATTTGCCCATCAACGTGAGCGCGCGGCGGAGCTTGGTGTCGGCCTTGGTCTGACGCGCGGGAAGCCCAAGCAGCTCGCGGGCCAGCGCTGTGGCCGCCTCGACGGTGAGGTCGGCCACGTCGTCGGGCGAGGGAAACGCCAGGGCCAACAAGCGACCGCGCTTCCAGGCGTCGAGGTTGACCTCTTTTTCGGTGCAGTACGCTTTCCATCCTCCCTTCCCGACCTGCGACTGCGCCAAGAGCAGCGATTTGCCGTAGTACCAGTAACGTGGCGAACAGCGTCGCGATTTGCCGATTTGCTGGTTTTCCCAGGCAGCCCGGTCGAGCAGCTCGTCGAGCGTCCAGTCGTCGGCAGGCACGTCCATGCGGATATCCGCAGAGCAGGCGCCGGGCGTGGCGCCGCGAGGAGTGGAATGACGATCAGTCGCTTGGATCATGGCATTCTCGTCGGTATTCGGTGTGTATTGGGGGAGTGCTGATGCCGCGCGCCCGGCGGAGGGGCCGCCCCCGAGAGCGAGGTGCGTGTCTGCTCCCTGCGGCGATTCCGCTGTATCGGACGGTCATCTTGGCTCGCCGAGCGGCGAGGTGCATGTCTGCTCCCCGGCCCCAACCGGCATGAATCGCGGGGAATTCCGGCGCGTAAAGACGCGCACCGCGCGGATCGAAGGGGCGGAATGAATCCGCTCCCGCGCGCACGGCACCCCGAATTCTCACGAATTCGGCTACCGCCTCGAGCCGACGAAGTCCGCGCGCAACGAGAGCGGAAGAGCGGAAGAGCGGAAGAGCGGAAGAGCGGAAGAGCGGAAGAGCGGAAGAGCGGAAGAGCGGAAGAGCGGAAGAGCGCTGCGCCATTCGCGGGGAGCGGAACCGCGCCGGCAAGCGGCCGATGAAAAAAACGTCTCCGCGTTACGCATCGCCGTCCTCCTTGTCGCGGGGCCAAAAATGGCACCGGCGAACGACAATCCTTCTTCTCTGGTCCGGAGGAACAATCAAAATGTCCGACCGCCAAACGCTGCTGGCCCTGCGGTCTGGGTGGTCAACCTAGCAGTTGACGATGCACTCTGTCAATCGGCCGGCTGCAAAAAATCTCCTACGCGGGCCGGACGGCAAGCACGACGTTGCGGGGCAACCCGGCGCCGTCGGTCGGGCCGGCTCAGTCAACTGATCCAAGGCGTGCGGAGCCGGGCGTTTGGCGGTCAGGACGGCTGGCGCGTGGCCCCAGGAGTGGACCGTCGTCCTCTACCCGCCCGGCCCCCAGTGCGTTATCGTGAGAACCTGGGGGCGATGGCAGAACCCCTCGTGGAGGCCCTGATGTTGATCCGTCGGAACTGCAGTTTGATCGTCGCCGCCAATGTTTGCATTTTGGCGTTGCACGCTTCTAGGGTGCGGCCCGTTTCCGCGCAGGAGCCGAAAGACCGATCGGCCCAGGCGGCGGACGCCTTTCGACAGAACGTTGCTCCCGTGCTGGCCAAGTACTGCTTCGACTGCCACGGCCAAGGCAACGTCACGGCCGAAGTGGCCTTCGATCAGTTCACGTCGGACCGCCAGCTTGTCGACAGCCGCGATCTGTGGTGGAAGGCCCTCAAGCAACTGCGGGCCGGCTTGATGCCGCCGCACGGCGAGCCGCGGCCGTCGAGCGACGAACTAGCGCGCATCGAACATTGGATCAAAACCGCCGCGTTCCAGATCGACCCGCAACATCCCGACCCCGGACAGGTGACGGTCCGCCGGCTGAACCGCGTCGAATATCGAAACACCATCCGGGATTTGATTGGCGTCAATTACGACACGTCGGGCGAGTTTCCGGCCGACGACACGGGCTATGGCTTCGATAATATCGGCGACGTGTTGACGATCTCGCCGTTGCTTTTCGAAAAATACGTCGCCGCCGCCGAGACCATCGTCAAACAGGCGGATCGCGCGCGGCTTTTTCCCCGCGACGTTCCCGCAACCGATGCCGAACGTCGCCAGTATGCCGGTGAGATTCTGGGGCGCTTCGCCGGGCGTGCTTTTCGCCGGCCGCCCGGACCGGAAACCGTCGAGCGGTTGGTGAAGCTCGCCGAGAGCGTTGCCCATCAGCCGGGGCAAAGCTTCGAAGGAGGCGTCGCCCGCGCGCTCACGGCCATTTTGGCTTCGCCCCGGTTCCTGTTCCGCGAAGAGACGGCGGAACCGACGGCGCCGCCCGCGCACCCGTTGATCGACGAATACTCGCTCGCCACGCGCTTGTCGTATTTCCTCTGGTCGACCATGCCCGACGAAGAGCTGTTTCGGATGGCGGCCGAGCACAAGCTACGGGAAAACCTTTCGGCGCAAGTCAAGCGGATGTTGTCCGACCCGCGATCGGGCGAGTTTGTGCGGCACTTCACCGGGCAGTGGCTGCAGGTCCGCGACATCGACTCGGTGGACATCAACGTCTTCGCCGTGATTGCGGGCGACCGGCCGCCCGACCCCGAGGCGGAACGACGTCGGGACCGATTTCGCGAGTTGCGCCGCCGGCCGTTCGAGAGCCTGACCGCGGAAGAGAAGGCCGAGTTGGAAGCCGTGCGGGCCGCCTTTCGGTCGCGGTCCGGGCGGTTTCGCCAGTTCGAGCTGGACGGCGAGTTGCGGCGGGCCATGCGCGACGAAACGGAGATGCTCTTCGCCCACATCGTGCGGGAAGACCGCAGCTTGCTGGAACTGATCGACTGCAATTATTCCTTCTTGAACGAGCGGTTGGGCAAACACTACGGCATCGAGGGCGTCGAGGGGAACGAAATGCGGCGGGTGCAGCTTCCGCCCGACAGTCCGCGGGGAGGGATTCTGACGCAAGGCACCGTGTTGGCGGTCACGTCGAACCCCGACCGCACGTCGCCGGTCAAGCGCGGGCTGTTCATTCTCGACAACGTGCTGGGAACGCCTCCCCCGCCGCCGCCTCCCGACATTCCGCCACTGGAAGACGCCGCCAAACAGCTCGCCGAGCGCTCGACGTTGCGGCAGCAACTCGAACTGCACCGCAGCCAGGCACTGTGCAATTCGTGCCACAACCGGCTCGACCCGCTCGGCCTGGCGCTGGAAGACTTCAATGCCCTGGGCATGCTCCGCGCAAGCCGCGACGATCGCCCGATCGATACGTCCGGCACGTTGCTCACGGGCGAATCCTTTACGAATATTCGCGAATTGAAGCATATTCTGGTGACGGAGCGTCGCCGCGATTTCTACCGCTGTTTGACCGAAAAACTACTGATCTACGCCTTGGGGCGCGGGCTCGACTATTATGACGTGGCCGCGGTCGACGTCCTCGTGGAGCGGCTCGAACAGGAAAAAGGTCGCCCGTCGGTGCTGATTTCTGGTATCATCCAATCTGTGCCGTTCCAAAGATGCAGAGCCGAACTTGTCAGGAGCGAACCATGAACCGCCGTTCTCTCGCCGAACGAACCGAGTCCGCGTTGCGCGGCGCTGGACTGAACCGCCGCCATTTTTTGCGCGGCGTCGGGGCCGCGATCGCCTTGCCGGCATTTGAGTCGCTCCGGCCGGCGAAGCTGTTGGCAGCCGAATCGGCGGCTGGCCTGGCGACCACGGCCAGTGGGGCGCCCTTGCGCACGGCGTTTGTGTTCTTTCCCAACGGCGCGATTCCCGATGCCTTTTGGCCCGAGGGGGACGGGGCCGATTTCCAGTGGAGCCGCACGCTCCAGCCGCTGGAGCCGCTTAAGGACTTCGTGCAGGTGCTGGGTGGACTCGACCACAAAAACGCGGAGGCCGGACCGGACGGTGCCGGCGACCATGCCCGCGGCGGCGGCACGTTTCTGACCGGCGTCCGCCTGAACAAAAGTGCGACCAACGTCCGTGCGGGCGTCTCCATCGATCAGGTGTTGGCGCGTGAAGTTGGGCACCTGACGCGCCTGCCCTCGCTTGAGTTGACGTGCGACGCGGTGCGCAAGTCGGGCGCTTGCGACTCGGGATATGCCTGCGCCTATCAATTCAATTTGTCGTGGAGTTCGCCCACCACGCCGATGACTCCCGAAGCGAATCCGCGACTGGCGTTCGAACGGCTGTTTGGCGAAGGGCCGCCGGGCGAGCGCCAGGCCAACGCCCTTCGCCGGCGGCAAGAGCAGCGGTCGGTGCTCGATTTCGTGCGCGAAGACGCCCGCGCGATGCAGCGGCGGCTCAGTGCCCGCGACAACGACAAGCTCGACCAGTATCTGACCGGCGTCCGCGAAATCGAATCGCGCATCGCCAAAGCCGAGACGTTCGGCGGGCCTCGCGATCCCGGCGTCGATGCTCCGGCGGGCGTCCCCGCCGAGTACGCGGAATACGTGCAGCTCATGTACGATCTGTTGCTGTTGGCGTTCGAGAGCGATTCGACGCGCGTGGGCACGCTGCTGTTGGCGCACGACGGCAGCAATCGGTCGTTCGACGACATCGGCATTTCCGAAGGCCACCACGATCTGACGCACCATCAGAACCGCGCCGACTGGATCCAGAAGGTGACCGAGATCGACTTGTGGTACGCGCGGCAGTTTTCTCGGTTTCTCGGCCGGCTCCGCGAGACGAGCGACGTCGACGGCAACTCGCTGCTCCACAATTCGATGATCGTCTACGGCGGCGGCAACGCCGACGCCAACCGGCACACGCACACCAACCTGCCGATCGTGTTGGCCGGCGCCGGCGGCGGTTCGCTCAAAGGCGGGCGCTATATCCAACATGGCTCGAAGCCGGTCAGCAACCTGTTCCTGGGGCTCGCCGATCGCTGCGGAGTTCGAGCGCTCGATCGCTTCGGCGACTCGACCGGCCGGCTCGACGAGATTTAGCTACACCTCGACGTTTTCCGCCAGCCGGGCCTCGAAGCCGTCGTCGCGCGTGATGGAATCGTCGAGGCCGCGAGCCAGGATGTTGGTGGCCACGAGGTTCGACCGGCCTTCGCCGCGAAGGCGAATGGCGGCCCGCGTCTTCTTTTCGGTCCGCGTCTCCAAAACGCTTGTGCCGGTGATGCTGACCAGGCTGGAACCCTCGACGAGAATTCCATAAGGCTGACCGTCGAGCACCTGGCAGCCGCTGACGTTGATCCGCTGGCAACGGACGATCTCCAGCAGGGCTTCGCGCGCCAGCGGCAACACTCCGGCGACGGTGTGCTGGCCGGCCTGGCAGTCGTGCAGAATGCAGCCGGTCAGTGTGCAGTCGTGACTTTCGGCCAAGCGCACGCCCGTGCAAAGCTCGCGCTCGCCGTAGTCGGGGTTATGGTCGAAGCTGTTCGAGGCCAGCACGATGTTGCGCGAGCCTTCGAGCTCGATGTTGCGTCGGTGCCCGCTGTAGATGACGTTGCCCGACACCACCACGCCGCGGCAGGCCACCAGGTGGACGTTGATCTCCTGGCTGCCGATCAGGTTGTCGGAGATGGTAAACATGCCGGCCTTGTGGTTTTGCCGGGCGTTGCGGCCGACGATCCGCACGTTGGCGCCGCCGGGGCTGTACTTGGCCTGGATGGTGTTGCCCACGATGGTACCTTCGCGGACCGAGGAGCCGTCGGCGGTCGAGTCGATCGAGATGTCGGCTGAATCGTGCTCGTTCGGGTCGAAGTTGTATTCGATGTCGTTGCCGCAGATTTGCAGGTTGCGGATTTCGGAGCCGACGATCTGGATGCCCGCCCGGCGGCAATAGCTGATGTGCGAGCCGGTGACGATGGCCTGGTGCAGGTTCACGCGGTCGAGAAAGATGCCGACGCCGCGGTTGTTGTGGATGTGGCAGTGCGAGACGAGCAGGTTGCGCGCCCGGCCGTGCAGGCGGATGCCGTCGACCAGTTCCCGCAGCAGCACGCCCTCGAAGGTGGCTTGCATCGTCCCTTCGAGCAGAAAGCCCGACGCGGCGGCGTGTCGGCCTTCGATCTCGATGTTGGCGACCGTCGGCATGCGTTGGCTGGTCCAGACGCCGGGCTTGAATCCTGTGGGGTCGGCCGTTTTGTCGTGGGTGCCGATGAGGTGGAAGGCGGGGCCGGGTCCGGCCATGACGATCTTGGCCGTGCCTCCGAAACCCTCGACGGCGAAGCGGCCGCGCCGGGCCAGATCGACTTCGATGGTCCGCGAGATCAGGTAGGTGCCGGGCGGAAACGAAAGCAGGCCGTCGCCATCGGCCAGCGCGTGCAGGACGGCTTCGGTGTCATCGAGCCTGCCGTGGCCGGCGGCGCCAAAATCGCGGACGTTACTCATGAGGTTCAGTTTACTCGAGAAGGGCTGCCTCTGTAAATCTAGATGGCTCAATACTTTATGGCGATGCCGACGGGCGGGTGCCCTGTCGCGCGGACACGTGCGCAAAACAAAAGCGCCGCGCGCGCGGCGCCTTTGTTTTGCGCGAGGGACTCTTTTTAATCCCGGTCTTCGAGACGGCGCAGAACAGAATCGCCGCGCGGGGCTTGTGGAAGTATTCCACTGCCTGCACAAGATGATGCGAAAGATTCGGCGAGCGACCACAACATGTTGTGTTAGCAGACCATTACTTCCACAAGCCCCGCGCGGCGCTTTTGTCGCGCACCCCGGGCCGATTGTGCGCGAGCGTCTCGACGCTCAATCCCCCTGCCCGTCGCTTGTCGGCCCCGCGCCGACGCGACATGTGTGTCGCTTGCGCCCGCCGACGAAGCCCGGATGTGGCGCGTGAAACAGATTCCGCGCCAATTCTCGGTG from Pirellulales bacterium includes these protein-coding regions:
- a CDS encoding DUF1592 domain-containing protein, translating into MAEPLVEALMLIRRNCSLIVAANVCILALHASRVRPVSAQEPKDRSAQAADAFRQNVAPVLAKYCFDCHGQGNVTAEVAFDQFTSDRQLVDSRDLWWKALKQLRAGLMPPHGEPRPSSDELARIEHWIKTAAFQIDPQHPDPGQVTVRRLNRVEYRNTIRDLIGVNYDTSGEFPADDTGYGFDNIGDVLTISPLLFEKYVAAAETIVKQADRARLFPRDVPATDAERRQYAGEILGRFAGRAFRRPPGPETVERLVKLAESVAHQPGQSFEGGVARALTAILASPRFLFREETAEPTAPPAHPLIDEYSLATRLSYFLWSTMPDEELFRMAAEHKLRENLSAQVKRMLSDPRSGEFVRHFTGQWLQVRDIDSVDINVFAVIAGDRPPDPEAERRRDRFRELRRRPFESLTAEEKAELEAVRAAFRSRSGRFRQFELDGELRRAMRDETEMLFAHIVREDRSLLELIDCNYSFLNERLGKHYGIEGVEGNEMRRVQLPPDSPRGGILTQGTVLAVTSNPDRTSPVKRGLFILDNVLGTPPPPPPPDIPPLEDAAKQLAERSTLRQQLELHRSQALCNSCHNRLDPLGLALEDFNALGMLRASRDDRPIDTSGTLLTGESFTNIRELKHILVTERRRDFYRCLTEKLLIYALGRGLDYYDVAAVDVLVERLEQEKGRPSVLISGIIQSVPFQRCRAELVRSEP
- a CDS encoding DUF1552 domain-containing protein, giving the protein MNRRSLAERTESALRGAGLNRRHFLRGVGAAIALPAFESLRPAKLLAAESAAGLATTASGAPLRTAFVFFPNGAIPDAFWPEGDGADFQWSRTLQPLEPLKDFVQVLGGLDHKNAEAGPDGAGDHARGGGTFLTGVRLNKSATNVRAGVSIDQVLAREVGHLTRLPSLELTCDAVRKSGACDSGYACAYQFNLSWSSPTTPMTPEANPRLAFERLFGEGPPGERQANALRRRQEQRSVLDFVREDARAMQRRLSARDNDKLDQYLTGVREIESRIAKAETFGGPRDPGVDAPAGVPAEYAEYVQLMYDLLLLAFESDSTRVGTLLLAHDGSNRSFDDIGISEGHHDLTHHQNRADWIQKVTEIDLWYARQFSRFLGRLRETSDVDGNSLLHNSMIVYGGGNADANRHTHTNLPIVLAGAGGGSLKGGRYIQHGSKPVSNLFLGLADRCGVRALDRFGDSTGRLDEI
- a CDS encoding right-handed parallel beta-helix repeat-containing protein encodes the protein MSNVRDFGAAGHGRLDDTEAVLHALADGDGLLSFPPGTYLISRTIEVDLARRGRFAVEGFGGTAKIVMAGPGPAFHLIGTHDKTADPTGFKPGVWTSQRMPTVANIEIEGRHAAASGFLLEGTMQATFEGVLLRELVDGIRLHGRARNLLVSHCHIHNNRGVGIFLDRVNLHQAIVTGSHISYCRRAGIQIVGSEIRNLQICGNDIEYNFDPNEHDSADISIDSTADGSSVREGTIVGNTIQAKYSPGGANVRIVGRNARQNHKAGMFTISDNLIGSQEINVHLVACRGVVVSGNVIYSGHRRNIELEGSRNIVLASNSFDHNPDYGERELCTGVRLAESHDCTLTGCILHDCQAGQHTVAGVLPLAREALLEIVRCQRINVSGCQVLDGQPYGILVEGSSLVSITGTSVLETRTEKKTRAAIRLRGEGRSNLVATNILARGLDDSITRDDGFEARLAENVEV